The genomic stretch ATGGTATTTTTTGCACATCCGGCGGTAGGCCTGCTTCATTTCTTCAGCTGTTGCCTGGTCCCCCAGATTGAACAGTTCTCTGGCCTGTTCAACGGCCTGCCAATCTTTTTTATTCATTACGAAGCTCCGGGTCTGATACCCCGCTGCTCGCGGCGTATTTTAAAATCACTTCAGGCTGATATTTTCTCTCTTTCCCCCCCCCCTTTTTTTTGCGTTTTTTTTTAGCAGGGAGAGCCCATTCTTATTTGATGACCCAGCTGCCTAAAGAGGGCGAATACACAGCATCAAGTTGAGAGAGCGAAATTTGCGGAAGGGAGAGAATGTTATTGGTTTCAAGATCAACAGCATGCGTAGCGAGCAGCTCTTGTTCACCTGTGGGGACACCGGAGGGGTCGACAATATTATGTTGTTCAACAATGCAGATAATCATATCTCCTCCTTTCGTAGCCCCTATTATTATTTTTCTAGCGATAAAATTGGCATTATTCTGTGTGAGCGAGTGCTCTGATTTTAGGTGGTAAAAGGAGAGATGTTCTAAAAATAAAACTCCTGTACTATATATTGTACCTTGTTTTTGGTAAATGGAACAGAAATAAATTTCACCTGGAAATGAGTGGGATGAGAATCAAACAGCTATCGGCTGGAAGCCGGTGGTTTGCACCACGGGTTTCCAGCTCTTCGGGCAGGCTGAAGTGCCAAAGGGATGATCAAGGATATATCAGCGTTTATTGGTCTTGTATTTTGATATCACTACCAATCAAGTCCGATATCACAGGACCGAGCAGAGTGGGTCAGCGCCCCGACCGAGATAATATCCACCCCGGTTTCAGCGATCCCCCGCACCGTGTCCAGGTTTACCCCGCCAGAAGCCTCAATTAAGGCCTGTCCATTGATCATGGTGACGGCCTGTCGCATGGTGGCGAGATCCATATTATCCAGCATGATGATCTGGACGCCGCACTCCAGGCACTCCTGCACCTGTTCCAAGGTATCGGTTTCCACCTCAATGGCGATGGTATGCGGTGCTGCTGCTCGCGCCTTTTCCACGGCTCGACGGAGAGAGCCGCAGGCAGCGATATGGTTATCCTTGATCAGAACTCCGTCGCTGAGGCTGTAGCGGTGATTTCTGCCCCCACCGATCCGCACAGCGTATTTTTCTAGCATTCGCAGGCCCGGTGTGGTCTTGCGGGTGTCGGCAATGTTGACCCTGAGCCCCTGCACAGCATCCACGTATTGCCGGGTCAGGGTGGCGATAGCGCAGAGTCGCTGGACGAGATTTAAGGCTACCCGTTCTCCCCGGAGCAGGGTGCGTACAGAGCCGCTAACAGTCATCAGCACCTCACCGGCGTTTACCTGCTGCCCGTCCAATGTTGCCTGAAAAAAAGTTACTCGTTCATCAAGCAGACGGAAAACCCTGGCAGCGATCTGTTCCATACCAGCAGCGATGAGAGGCTCCCGCGCTCTGATGGTGACGGTAGCGGTTTCCTGATCAGAAAAGATGGCATCAGTGGTGATGTCGCCATGCTCAAGGTCTTCTCGCAAAAAGTTGCGGAGTTGTTCGTCAAGGAGAAAGGAGTCCATGTTTTTTTATGATGGTTATGCTGTGTGGAATATGGAGTAAATGCAGTACAGGTCGTTATGGCGAGATGGTGGGTTTGCTCCCTCCTTCCCTTATTGCTGAAAGGGAAGGGGGAGAGCAGGTCGGTGGTCGGTATGGTATATTCCCTGGTGGCTTACAGCAGGGCTGCAACCATTTCCTTGGCCTCTTCCTGAATCCGGGCCAAGTGCGCTTCGTCAATGAAGCTTTCTGCGTAGATCTTGTAGATATCCTCGGTCCCGGAGGGCCGCAGGGCACACCAACCATTTTTTGCCACGATTTTCAGGCCGCCGATAGGCGCGTCATTGCCCGGTGCATTGGTCAGGACAGCAATGATGGGTTCCCCGGCCAGAGTTGTTACCTGCACGTCTTCGGGCTTGAGATTTTTCAGCACAGCCTTTTGTTCCGGATTGGCGGGGGCATCAATGCGGGCGTAGATGGGGGCGCCGAATTGCTCAGTCAGCTCTTGGTAATGCTCGCCCGGATCACGTCCGGTTTTGGCCGTGATTTCCGCTGCCAGCAGATTGAGGATAATGCCGTCCTTGTCCGTGCTCCAGACCGTGCCGTCTTTGCGGAGAAAGCTCGCGCCCGCGCTTTCCTCTCCGCCGAAAAAGACCGTTCCCTTAAGCAGGCCGTCCACAAACCACTTAAAGCCCACCGGTACCTCAACCACCTTTCTGCCGAGATGGGCCGCAGCCCGATCAATGATGGAGCTGCTGACCAAGGTCTTGCCGATACTGAGGTCGGTTCGCCATTGGGGACGATTCTGGGCCAGATAGGAAATAGCAACACTGAGATAATGGTTCGGGTTCATCAGGCCGACGCTCTTGGTAACGATCCCGTGCCGATCAAAGTCCGTATCATTGCCAAAGGAGATAGCAAAATCCTCTTTCATGGCAACCAGCCCGGCCATAGCATAGGGCGAGGAGCAGTCCATCCGGATCTTGCCGTCCTTATCGCAGTGCATAAAGGAGAAGGTGGAATCCAGGCTGTTATGGAAGATCTCCATGTTCAGGCCGTACCGCTCCTTAATCGCCTGCCAATAGGCCATCCCTGCCCCGCCCATAGCGTCTGCACCGATACGAATACCGGATGCAGCAATTATTTTCATATCAACGACCTGTTCTAAATCGTTGACATAGGGCGTGATATAATCGTACAACTGCACATTTTCTGCTTTGAGTGCTTCCTGGAGCGGGATTGCTTTGACAGCAGCGAGATTATCCTCCAGAATTGCGTTGGCCCTGGCCTCGATGACCTTGGTTACGTCCGTATCAGCTGGGCCACCATGCGGGGGATTGTACTTGAAACCGCCGTCCGCTGGTGGGTTATGAGACGGGGTGATGACGATGCCGTCACAGAGTTTTCTGCTGTTATCGCTTTCATCATCCACGCCGTTATGGGTCAGGATAGCATGGGAGATAACCGGGGTCGGTGTGTAGCCGAATTGGTCAGTACCGGAACCCGCAGCGATGCGAACTTCAACCCCGTTGGCCGCAAGCACCTGAAGTGCTGTCAGCTGGGCAGGCCAAGACAGAGGGTGGGTATCCATGCCCATAAAGAGGATGCCGTCAATACCGGCTTCTTGCCGATACTCGCAAACCGCCTGGGTCACGGCCAGGATGTGGGCCTCGTTGAAGCTGCGTTTTAACGAGCTGCCGCGATGCCCCGAGGTGCCGAAGCTGACTCGTTCAGCGGCCTGCTGAACATCAGGCTTCCGGGTGAAATAGGCGGAGATCAGCTCCGGGACATTAACTAAGATGGATTTCGGGGCAGGTTTTCCTGCAAGATGGTGTGTGCTCATTAATTTCCCTTGTGTTTGTTTATTGTCACTCCGCCAAGGAGGTTGTGCAACGGTGCGTTGCACAATTGCCTGATTCGGTGGTAAAGCTGATTAAGGGCAGGCCACCAAATATTTTTTTAATCAGGGGGGCTGTTCATTTTTGATAGGACGGAT from Candidatus Electrothrix communis encodes the following:
- the nadC gene encoding carboxylating nicotinate-nucleotide diphosphorylase; protein product: MDSFLLDEQLRNFLREDLEHGDITTDAIFSDQETATVTIRAREPLIAAGMEQIAARVFRLLDERVTFFQATLDGQQVNAGEVLMTVSGSVRTLLRGERVALNLVQRLCAIATLTRQYVDAVQGLRVNIADTRKTTPGLRMLEKYAVRIGGGRNHRYSLSDGVLIKDNHIAACGSLRRAVEKARAAAPHTIAIEVETDTLEQVQECLECGVQIIMLDNMDLATMRQAVTMINGQALIEASGGVNLDTVRGIAETGVDIISVGALTHSARSCDIGLDW
- the pgm gene encoding phosphoglucomutase (alpha-D-glucose-1,6-bisphosphate-dependent), with amino-acid sequence MSTHHLAGKPAPKSILVNVPELISAYFTRKPDVQQAAERVSFGTSGHRGSSLKRSFNEAHILAVTQAVCEYRQEAGIDGILFMGMDTHPLSWPAQLTALQVLAANGVEVRIAAGSGTDQFGYTPTPVISHAILTHNGVDDESDNSRKLCDGIVITPSHNPPADGGFKYNPPHGGPADTDVTKVIEARANAILEDNLAAVKAIPLQEALKAENVQLYDYITPYVNDLEQVVDMKIIAASGIRIGADAMGGAGMAYWQAIKERYGLNMEIFHNSLDSTFSFMHCDKDGKIRMDCSSPYAMAGLVAMKEDFAISFGNDTDFDRHGIVTKSVGLMNPNHYLSVAISYLAQNRPQWRTDLSIGKTLVSSSIIDRAAAHLGRKVVEVPVGFKWFVDGLLKGTVFFGGEESAGASFLRKDGTVWSTDKDGIILNLLAAEITAKTGRDPGEHYQELTEQFGAPIYARIDAPANPEQKAVLKNLKPEDVQVTTLAGEPIIAVLTNAPGNDAPIGGLKIVAKNGWCALRPSGTEDIYKIYAESFIDEAHLARIQEEAKEMVAALL